One window of the Ictidomys tridecemlineatus isolate mIctTri1 chromosome 11, mIctTri1.hap1, whole genome shotgun sequence genome contains the following:
- the Cttnbp2nl gene encoding CTTNBP2 N-terminal-like protein, whose translation MNLEKLSKPELLTLFSILEGELEARDLVIEALKAQHRDTFIEERYGKYNISDPLMALQRDFETLKEKNDSDKQPVCTNPLSILKVVMKQCKNMQERMLSQLAAAESRHRKVILDLEEERQRHAQDTAEGDDVTYMLEKERERLTQQLEFEKSQVKKFEKEQKKLSSQLEEERSRHKQLSSMLVLECKKATNKAAEEGQKAGELSLKLEKEKSRVSKLEEELAAERKRGLQTEAQVEKQLSEFDIEREQLRAKLNREENRTKTLKEEMESLKKIVKDLEASHQHSISDEQLTKPVTMSKGTATEPPMLVSVFCQTESVQAERIHGSSITKPTNAGLPGPTTPPYSYAKTNGHCDPEIQTTRELTAGSSVENQVPPREKSIALTQEKLVENGGCPIGTETPAPMPSHLPSSGSSLSPSSTASSSLTSSPCSSPVLTKRLLGSSASSPGYQSSYQVGINQRFHAARHKFQSQADQDQQASGLQSPPSRDLSPTLLDNSAAKQLARNTVTQVLSRFTSQQGPIKPVSPNSSPFGTDYRNLANTANPRSDTSHSPTPGKVSSPLSPLSPGIKSPTIPRAERGNPPPIPPKKPGLTPSPSAATPLTKTHSQASSLTTTEDLASSCSSNAVVANGKDVEILLPTSS comes from the exons GCCCAACACAGAGATACTTTCATTGAAGAACGCTATGGAAAATATAATATCAGTGATCCTTTGATGGCTctacagagagattttgaaacaCTGAAGGAGAAAAATGATAGTGATAAGCAGCCAGTATGCACAAACCCACTCTCTATTCTTAAGGTGGTGATGAAGCAGTGCAAGAACATGCAGGAACGCATGCTGTCCCAGCTGGCTGCTGCCGAGAGCAGGCACCGAAAG gTAATCCTAGACCTAGAAGAAGAAAGGCAGAGGCATGCACAGGACACTGCTGAAGGAGATGATGTCACCTACATgctggaaaaggagagagagcgGCTGACTCAGCAG ttggaaTTTGAAAAATCCCAAGtaaaaaagtttgaaaaagagcaaaagaagCTCTCTAGTCAGCTGGAAGAGGAGCGCTCCCGCCACAAGCAACTCTCATCCATGTTGGTGCTTGAGTGCAAGAAAGCCACCAATAAGGCTGCCGAGGAAGGGCAGAAGGCCGGAGAGCTGAGCCTGAAATTGGAGAAAGAGAAGAGCCGGGTGAGTAAACTGGAAGAGGAGTTAGCAGCAGAGAGGAAGCGAGGCTTGCAGACTGAGGCCCAGGTGGAGAAGCAATTGTCTGAGTTTGATATTGAAAGGGAACAACTGAGAGCAAAACTGAACCGAGAAGAGAACCGGACCAAAACTCTGAAAGAAGAGATGGAAAGTTTAAAGAAGATAGTGAAGGACCTAGAGGCTTCCCACCAGCACAGTATCAGTGATGAGCAATTGACGAAACCAGTAACTATGTCCAAAGGCACAGCAACGGAGCCTCCCATGCTAGTGTCTGTATTTTGCCAAACAGAGAGTGTTCAGGCAGAAAGAATCCATGGAAGCAGCATAACCAAGCCAACAAACGCGGGGCTGCCAGGTCCCACCACTCCTCCTTATTCTTATGCAAAAACCAATGGCCATTGTGACCCAGAGATACAAACTACCAGGGAGTTGACAGCAGGCAGCAGTGTAGAAAACCAAGTGCCTCCGCGAGAGAAATCTATAGCACTGACCCAAGAGAAACTAGTGGAAAATGGTGGGTGTCCTATAGGAACTGAGACTCCAGCCCCAATGCCCAGTCACCTCCCTTCCAGTGGCAGCTCACTGTCTCCCAGCAGCACTGCCTCCTCCTCTCTAACATCCTCTCCTTGCTCTTCACCAGTACTAACTAAACGGTTATTGGGGTCGTCAGCTAGCAGCCCCGGCTACCAGTCATCCTACCAGGTAGGGATCAACCAGAGGTTCCATGCAGCCCGGCACAAATTTCAGTCCCAAGCAGACCAGGACCAACAAGCCAGTGGTCTACAGAGCCCTCCATCCAGGGATCTATCCCCCACCCTCTTAGATAACTCTGCTGCCAAACAGCTGGCCCGAAACACAGTCACTCAGGTGCTCTCCAGATTCACTAGCCAACAAGGGCCAATCAAGCCGGTCTCTCCCAACAGTTCTCCTTTTGGCACAGACTATCGAAATCTGGCCAACACTGCCAACCCAAGAAGTGACACCAGCCATTCACCTACTCCAGGGAAAGTATCCAGTCCTCTGAGCCCCCTGTCTCCAGGAATCAAGTCCCCTACCATCCCCAGAGCTGAGAGAGGAAACCCTCCACCTATCCCACCCAAAAAACCTGGCCTCACCCCTTCTCCATCTGCTGCAACCCCACTGACCAAAACGCATTCCCAGGCATCCTCTTTGACCACCACAGAAGACCTTGCCAGCAGCTGCTCTTCCAATGCTGTGGTAGCTAATGGCAAGGACGTTGAAATACTTTTGCCTACCAGCAGCTAG